Within the Flavobacterium sp. CG_23.5 genome, the region TATGGCTTTCACCAATGCAGGACCTTCATATATAAATCCAGTATACAGTTGCACTAAACATGCTCCTGCTTCCAGCTTTTCAATTGCGTCAGCGGCAGAATGGATTCCACCTACTCCAATAATAGGAAAGGCTTTTTTACTGTTTTGAGATAAAAATCGGATTACTTCAGTGGAACGTTGCGATAATGGTTTTCCTGACAGACCGCCCATTTCCGTTTTGTTTTCGGATTGTAATCCTTCGCGGGAAATCGTTGTATTTGTAGCAATAACTCCAGCAATTTTAGTTTCTTTAATGATATCAATAATATCTAGTAATTGCTCATCAGTCAAATCAGGAGCAATTTTCAAAAGAATCGGCTTTTGTTTTGGCTTAGCCAAATTCTTATTTTGCAGCGTTTGCAACAATTGAGTCAATGGTTCTTTATCTTGTAAGGCACGTAGATTTGGTGTGTTTGGCGAACTTACGTTGACTACAAAATAATCAACATAATCAAACAAAGCTTCAAAACAAATTTCATAATCTGAAGTGGCATCTTCATTTGG harbors:
- a CDS encoding quinone-dependent dihydroorotate dehydrogenase, translating into MYKLIIRPILFWFDPEKVHYFTFSLIRFLSKIPGFSSLFKSLYDINDPRLETEVFGLKFKNPVGLAAGFDKDAKLYKELSNFGFGFIEIGTLTPKGQEGNPKKRLFRLKEDSAIINRMGFNNGGVLEAVERLKKNTGVLIGGNIGKNKLTPNEDATSDYEICFEALFDYVDYFVVNVSSPNTPNLRALQDKEPLTQLLQTLQNKNLAKPKQKPILLKIAPDLTDEQLLDIIDIIKETKIAGVIATNTTISREGLQSENKTEMGGLSGKPLSQRSTEVIRFLSQNSKKAFPIIGVGGIHSAADAIEKLEAGACLVQLYTGFIYEGPALVKAINKEILERIK